Proteins encoded within one genomic window of Rhododendron vialii isolate Sample 1 chromosome 1a, ASM3025357v1:
- the LOC131316467 gene encoding L-type lectin-domain containing receptor kinase SIT2-like isoform X1 — translation MTSIPVSVYFLILLYVCLNPQVMAVDENQFAYNGFNGANIHLDGVAKIHSNGLLQLTNSSNNVTGHAFYQLPIRFNASSSTLPQALSFSTHFVFAIVPETPNISSNGMAFVISPSTDFTQAIGNQYFGLLNSSNIGLPSNHLLAIELDTIENPEFNDINGNHVGIDVNSLVSNVSATVAYYSNREQINRRLELVSGSPLHIWIEYDGFENVLNVTLAPISSPKPDQSLMSTQINLSSILLDSMYVGFSAATGGAVSGNHYILGWSFNKSGKAQGLEISKLPSLPPLPHQRKPILKPGLEITVSVTIVFIGLTITIAGTFYMLRRKKYEEIREYWEREYGPHRFSYKDLFKATRGFIDEELLGAGGFGKVYRGILPSSKEQVAVKKISHDSKQGMKEFVAEIASMGRLRHRNLVQLLGYSRRKGELLLVYDYMPNGSLDKFLFSNEKPILDWAQRYRIIRGVASALLYLHEEWEQVVLHRDVKSSNVLLDSDLNGRLGDFGLARLHDHGANLETTHVVGTIGYLAPELSRTGKATPSTDVFSFGAFILEVACGRRPIQLQQSPDDVVLVDWVFKKWKEGVILESSDPRLGGDYLEEEMELVLKLGLLCSKSDAATRPSMRQVIQYLEGDVLLPEIIHDSTSIGTIGLGNEGSSEFVLSFPSSIVKSSVPSISSTESILTSGR, via the coding sequence ATGACTTCCATACCTGTATCAGTTTATTTTCTCATACTTTTATATGTTTGCTTGAATCCCCAAGTCATGGCTGTAGATGAAAACCAGTTCGCATACAATGGCTTCAATGGAGCCAATATTCACCTTGATGGGGTTGCAAAAATCCATTCCAATGGTCTTTTGCAGCTAACCAACAGTTCAAACAACGTAACCGGTCATGCTTTCTACCAGCTTCCCATAAGGTTCAACGCATCTTCCTCCACATTACCCCAGGCTCTATCATTTTCCACCCATTTTGTGTTTGCCATTGTTCCCGAGACACCAAATATTAGTAGTAATGGAATGGCCTTTGTGATCTCACCATCTACAGACTTCACCCAAGCCATAGGAAACCAGTATTTTGGGCTCCTCAATTCTTCTAACATTGGGCTCCCTTCCAATCATCTATTGGCAATTGAGCTCGATACCATTGAGAATCCTGAATTCAATGATATAAACGGTAACCATGTTGGAATTGATGTTAACAGCTTAGTATCAAATGTATCTGCTACCGTCGCTTATTACTCCAACAGGGAACAAATTAATCGGCGCTTGGAGCTTGTAAGTGGGAGTCCATTGCACATTTGGATAGAGTACGATGGGTTTGAGAATGTACTCAATGTAACACTAGCTCCTATTTCAAGCCCCAAACCAGATCAGTCTCTCATGTCAACACAAATCAACCTTTCTTCAATTCTGTTGGATTCAATGTATGTTGGTTTCTCTGCTGCTACGGGAGGAGCAGTTTCAGGGAACCACTACATTCTTGGTTGGAGCTTCAATAAAAGTGGGAAAGCACAGGGCCTAGAAATTTCAAAGCTTCCTTCACTTCCTCCACTTCCTCATCAAAGAAAACCAATACTGAAACCCGGACTAGAAATTACAGTGTCAGTAACAATAGTATTCATTGGGCTGACTATCACAATTGCAGGGACATTTTATATGTTGAGGAGGAAAAAGTATGAAGAAATACGTGAATATTGGGAAAGGGAATATGGCCCTCATAGGTTTTCCTATAAGGATCTCTTCAAAGCTACCAGAGGTTTCATAGATGAAGAGCTTCTTGGAGCAGGAGGTTTCGGCAAGGTTTATAGAGGAATTCTTCCCTCCTCGAAGGAACAAGTTGCAGTCAAGAAAATCTCCCATGATTCAAAACAAGGAATGAAGGAGTTTGTGGCTGAAATTGCTAGCATGGGAAGGCTAAGGCACAGGAATTTGGTGCAGCTCCTTGGCTATAGCCGGCGGAAGGGAGAGCTGCTCTTGGTCTATGATTATATGCCGAATGGAAGCCTTGACAAGTTCCTATTTAGCAATGAAAAGCCAATCCTCGACTGGGCACAACGTTATCGTATCATCAGAGGAGTAGCATCCGCCCTTCTGTATCTGCACGAAGAATGGGAACAAGTTGTTCTTCACAGAGACGTGAAGTCTAGTAATGTTCTATTGGACTCTGATCTAAACGGAAGGCTTGGGGATTTCGGTCTTGCTAGATTACACGATCATGGAGCAAACCTCGAAACTACCCATGTGGTGGGGACAATTGGGTACCTTGCACCAGAGCTTTCTAGAACCGGAAAGGCAACGCCAAGCACTGATGTGTTTTCTTTCGGTGCATTCATACTTGAAGTAGCTTGTGGAAGGAGGCCCATACAGCTACAACAGTCGCCTGACGACGTGGTTTTGGTTGATTGGGTTTTCAAGAAATGGAAAGAGGGAGTGATTCTCGAGTCAAGTGATCCTAGATTGGGAGGAGATTATTTGGAGGAGGAAATGGAGTTGGTTTTGAAACTAGGCCTGCTTTGCTCCAAGTCCGATGCAGCGACAAGACCCAGCATGCGGCAAGTGATTCAATACCTTGAGGGAGATGTCCTGTTGCCGGAGATAATTCATGACAGCACAAGTATTGGTACAATAGGTCTTGGTAATGAAGGATCATCTGAATTTGTCCTGTCATTTCCATCATCCATTGTGAAGTCTTCTGTTCCCTCCATATCTAGCACAGAGTCAATACTCACTAGCGGTCGGTAA
- the LOC131316467 gene encoding L-type lectin-domain containing receptor kinase SIT2-like isoform X2, whose protein sequence is MLRRKKYEEIREYWEREYGPHRFSYKDLFKATRGFIDEELLGAGGFGKVYRGILPSSKEQVAVKKISHDSKQGMKEFVAEIASMGRLRHRNLVQLLGYSRRKGELLLVYDYMPNGSLDKFLFSNEKPILDWAQRYRIIRGVASALLYLHEEWEQVVLHRDVKSSNVLLDSDLNGRLGDFGLARLHDHGANLETTHVVGTIGYLAPELSRTGKATPSTDVFSFGAFILEVACGRRPIQLQQSPDDVVLVDWVFKKWKEGVILESSDPRLGGDYLEEEMELVLKLGLLCSKSDAATRPSMRQVIQYLEGDVLLPEIIHDSTSIGTIGLGNEGSSEFVLSFPSSIVKSSVPSISSTESILTSGR, encoded by the coding sequence ATGTTGAGGAGGAAAAAGTATGAAGAAATACGTGAATATTGGGAAAGGGAATATGGCCCTCATAGGTTTTCCTATAAGGATCTCTTCAAAGCTACCAGAGGTTTCATAGATGAAGAGCTTCTTGGAGCAGGAGGTTTCGGCAAGGTTTATAGAGGAATTCTTCCCTCCTCGAAGGAACAAGTTGCAGTCAAGAAAATCTCCCATGATTCAAAACAAGGAATGAAGGAGTTTGTGGCTGAAATTGCTAGCATGGGAAGGCTAAGGCACAGGAATTTGGTGCAGCTCCTTGGCTATAGCCGGCGGAAGGGAGAGCTGCTCTTGGTCTATGATTATATGCCGAATGGAAGCCTTGACAAGTTCCTATTTAGCAATGAAAAGCCAATCCTCGACTGGGCACAACGTTATCGTATCATCAGAGGAGTAGCATCCGCCCTTCTGTATCTGCACGAAGAATGGGAACAAGTTGTTCTTCACAGAGACGTGAAGTCTAGTAATGTTCTATTGGACTCTGATCTAAACGGAAGGCTTGGGGATTTCGGTCTTGCTAGATTACACGATCATGGAGCAAACCTCGAAACTACCCATGTGGTGGGGACAATTGGGTACCTTGCACCAGAGCTTTCTAGAACCGGAAAGGCAACGCCAAGCACTGATGTGTTTTCTTTCGGTGCATTCATACTTGAAGTAGCTTGTGGAAGGAGGCCCATACAGCTACAACAGTCGCCTGACGACGTGGTTTTGGTTGATTGGGTTTTCAAGAAATGGAAAGAGGGAGTGATTCTCGAGTCAAGTGATCCTAGATTGGGAGGAGATTATTTGGAGGAGGAAATGGAGTTGGTTTTGAAACTAGGCCTGCTTTGCTCCAAGTCCGATGCAGCGACAAGACCCAGCATGCGGCAAGTGATTCAATACCTTGAGGGAGATGTCCTGTTGCCGGAGATAATTCATGACAGCACAAGTATTGGTACAATAGGTCTTGGTAATGAAGGATCATCTGAATTTGTCCTGTCATTTCCATCATCCATTGTGAAGTCTTCTGTTCCCTCCATATCTAGCACAGAGTCAATACTCACTAGCGGTCGGTAA
- the LOC131316610 gene encoding L-type lectin-domain containing receptor kinase SIT2-like, translating into MTSTPISVYFLILLYVCLNPLAMAVDENQFVYNGFDGAHIQLDGGAKIRSNGLLQLTNSSQYQIGRAFYQLPVRFHTSSSTLNQDLSFSTHFVFAIVPKITNHSCCGMAFAITPSTDFTHAMGNQYFGLLNITNNGLPSNHLLAIELDTVPEPDLNDIDDNHVGIDINSLISNVSATVTYYSNRERLNRSLQLLSGSPMHVWIEYDGFENVLNVTIAPIMSPKPDVSLLSTHVNLSSILLNSMYVGFSASTGFYVSIFYAHQTALTTGTFYILGWSFNKSGKAQGLEISQLPSLPHRRKPGLGITGLGVIVSVTIVAIGLAITMGGTFYMLRRKKYEEIREDWEREYGPHRFSYKDLFKATRGFIAEEHLGAGGFGKVYRGVLQSSKEQVAVKKVSHDSKQGMREFVVEIASMGRLRHRNLVHLLGYSRRKGELLLVYDYMPNGSLDKFLFSNEKPILDWAQRYRIIRGVASALLYLHEEWDQVVLHRDVKASNVLLDADLNGRLGDFGLARLYDHGANLETSRVMGTIGYLAPELSRTGKATTSTDVFSFGVFLLEVACGRRPAQPQQSPDEVVLVGWVFKKFKEGAILETSDPRLGGDYLQEEMELVLELGLLCSKSNAVTRPNMRQVIQYLEGDVLLPEIIHDSTSIGTIGLGNEALSEFVMSFPSSNVKSSAPSISSTESILTTGR; encoded by the exons ATGACTTCCACACCAATATCAGTTTATTTTCTGATACTTTTATATGTTTGCTTGAATCCCCTAGCCATGGCTGTAGATGAAAACCAGTTCGTGTACAATGGCTTTGATGGAGCCCATATTCAGCTTGATGGGGGTGCCAAAATCCGTTCCAATGGTCTTTTGCAGCTAACCAACAGTTCACAGTATCAAATTGGTCGTGCTTTCTACCAACTTCCGGTTAGATTTCATACATCTTCGTCCACGTTAAACCAAGATCTTTCATTTTCCACCCATTTTGTTTTTGCCATTGTTCCTAAGATAACAAATCATAGTTGTTGTGGGATGGCCTTTGCGATCACCCCATCTACGGACTTCACCCATGCCATGGGAAACCAGTATTTTGGGCTCCTCAATATTACTAACAATGGGCTCCCTTCCAACCATCTTTTGGCAATTGAGCTTGATACAGTTCCAGAACCTGACCTCAATGATATAGATGATAACCATGTTGGAATTGATATTAACAGTTTAATATCAAATGTATCTGCTACCGTCACTTATTACTCCAATAGGGAACGATTAAATCGGAGCTTACAGCTTTTAAGTGGGAGTCCAATGCACGTTTGGATAGAGTATGATGGGTTTGAGAATGTACTCAATGTTACAATAGCTCCTATTATGAGCCCAAAACCAGATGTGTCTCTTCTGTCAACACACGTTAATCTTTCTTCAATTCTGTTAAATTCCATGTATGTTGGTTTCTCTGCTTCAACG GGCTTCTATGTGTCGATATTTTATGCTCATCAAACGGCATTGACTACAGGGACCTTCTATATTCTTGGTTGGAGCTTCAATAAAAGCGGGAAAGCACAAGGCCTCGAAATTTCACAGCTTCCTTCACTTCCTCATCGAAGAAAACCCGGTCTAGGAATTACAGGTCTAGGAGTTATAGTGTCAGTGACAATAGTAGCCATTGGGTTGGCTATCACAATGGGAGGGACATTTTATATGTTGAGGAGGAAAAAGTACGAAGAAATACGTGAAGATTGGGAAAGGGAATATGGCCCTCATAGGTTTTCCTATAAGGATCTCTTTAAAGCTACCAGAGGTTTCATAGCTGAAGAACATCTTGGAGCAGGAGGCTTTGGAAAGGTTTATAGAGGAGTACTTCAATCTTCGAAGGAACAAGTGGCAGTCAAGAAAGTCTCCCATGATTCAAAACAAGGGATGAGGGAGTTTGTGGTCGAAATCGCTAGCATGGGAAGGCTTAGACACAGGAACTTGGTGCATCTCCTTGGCTATAGCCGGCGGAAGGGAGAGCTACTCTTGGTCTACGATTATATGCCAAACGGAAGCCTTGACAAGTTCCTATTTAGCAATGAAAAGCCAATCCTCGACTGGGCACAACGTTATCGTATCATCAGAGGGGTAGCATCCGCCCTTCTGTATCTGCACGAAGAATGGGACCAAGTTGTTCTTCACAGAGACGTGAAGGCTAGTAATGTTCTATTGGATGCTGATCTAAATGGAAGGCTAGGGGATTTTGGTCTTGCTAGATTATACGATCATGGAGCAAACCTCGAAACTTCCCGTGTGATGGGGACAATTGGGTACCTTGCACCAGAGCTTTCTAGAACCGGAAAGGCAACCACAAGCACTGATGTGTTTTCTTTCGGTGTATTCCTACTCGAAGTAGCTTGCGGAAGGAGACCCGCACAGCCACAACAGTCCCCTGACGAGGTTGTTTTGGTTGGTTGGGTATTCAAGAAATTCAAAGAGGGAGCAATTCTCGAGACAAGTGATCCTAGATTGGGAGGAGATTATTTGCAGGAGGAAATGGAGTTGGTTTTGGAACTAGGCCTGCTTTGCTCAAAGTCCAATGCAGTGACAAGACCCAACATGCGGCAAGTGATTCAATACCTTGAGGGAGATGTCCTGTTGCCAGAGATAATTCATGACAGCACAAGTATTGGTACAATAGGTCTTGGTAATGAAGCATTATCTGAATTTGTCATGTCATTTCCATCATCCAATGTGAAGTCTTCTGCTCCCTCCATATCTAGCACAGAGTCGATACTCACTACCGGTCGGTAA